From one Phocaeicola salanitronis DSM 18170 genomic stretch:
- the tet(Q) gene encoding tetracycline resistance ribosomal protection protein Tet(Q) has translation MNIINLGILAHIDAGKTSVTENLLFASGATEKCGRVDNGDTITDSMDIEKRRGITVRASTTSIIWNGVKCNIIDTPGHMDFIAEVERTFKMLDGAVLILSAKEGIQAQTKLLFNTLQKLQIPTIIFINKIDRAGVNLERLYLDIKTNLSQDVLCMQTVVDGSVYPVCSQTYIKEEYKEFVCDHDDNILERYLADSEIPPTDYWNTIIALVAKAKVYPVLHGSAMFNIGINELMDAITSFILPPASVSDRLSAYLYKIEHDPKGHKRSFLKIIDGSLRLRDVVRINDSEKSIKIKNLKTIYQGREINVDEVGANDIAIVEDMEDFRIGDYLGAEPCLIQGLSHQHPALKSSVRPDKPEERSKVISALNTLWIEDPSLSFSINSYSDELEISLYGLTQKEIIQTLLEERFSVKIHFDEIKTIYKERPVKKVNKIIQIEVPPNPYWATIGLTLEPLPLGTGLQIESDISYGYLNHSFQNAVFEGIRMSCQSGLHGWEVTDLKVTFTQAEYYSPVSTPADFRQLTPYVFRLALQQSGVDILEPMLYFELQIPQEASSKAITDLQKMMSEIEDISCNNEWCHIKGKVPLNTSKDYASEISSYTKGLGIFMVKPCGYQITKGGYSDNIRMNENDKLLFMFQKTMSSK, from the coding sequence ATGAATATTATAAATTTAGGAATTCTTGCTCACATTGATGCAGGAAAAACTTCCGTAACCGAGAATCTGCTGTTTGCCAGTGGAGCAACGGAAAAGTGCGGCCGTGTGGATAATGGTGACACCATAACAGACTCTATGGATATAGAGAAACGTAGAGGAATTACTGTCCGGGCTTCTACGACATCTATTATCTGGAACGGGGTGAAATGCAATATCATTGACACTCCGGGACACATGGATTTTATTGCGGAAGTGGAGCGGACATTCAAAATGCTTGATGGAGCAGTCCTCATCTTATCCGCAAAGGAAGGCATACAAGCGCAGACAAAGTTGCTGTTCAATACTTTACAGAAGCTGCAAATCCCGACAATTATATTTATCAATAAGATTGACCGTGCCGGTGTGAATTTGGAGCGTTTGTATCTGGATATAAAAACAAATCTGTCGCAAGATGTCCTGTGTATGCAAACTGTTGTCGATGGATCGGTTTATCCAGTTTGCTCCCAAACATATATAAAGGAAGAATACAAAGAATTTGTATGCGACCATGACGACAACATATTGGAACGATATTTGGCGGATAGCGAAATTCCACCGACTGATTATTGGAATACGATAATCGCTCTTGTGGCAAAAGCCAAAGTCTATCCGGTGCTACATGGATCAGCAATGTTCAATATCGGCATCAATGAGTTGATGGACGCCATCACTTCTTTTATACTTCCTCCGGCATCAGTCTCAGACAGACTTTCAGCTTATCTCTATAAGATAGAGCATGACCCCAAAGGACATAAAAGAAGTTTTCTAAAAATAATTGACGGAAGTCTGAGACTTAGAGACGTTGTAAGAATCAACGATTCGGAAAAATCCATCAAGATTAAAAATCTGAAAACTATTTATCAGGGCAGAGAGATAAATGTTGATGAAGTGGGTGCCAATGATATCGCGATTGTAGAGGATATGGAAGATTTTCGAATCGGAGATTATTTAGGTGCTGAGCCTTGTTTGATTCAAGGATTATCTCATCAGCATCCCGCTCTCAAATCCTCCGTCCGGCCAGACAAGCCCGAAGAGAGGAGCAAGGTTATATCCGCTCTGAATACATTGTGGATTGAAGACCCGTCTTTGTCCTTTTCCATAAACTCATATAGCGATGAATTGGAAATCTCGTTATATGGTTTGACCCAAAAGGAAATCATACAGACATTGCTGGAAGAACGGTTTTCCGTCAAGATCCATTTTGATGAGATCAAGACTATCTACAAAGAACGACCTGTAAAAAAGGTCAATAAGATTATTCAGATCGAAGTGCCACCCAACCCTTATTGGGCCACAATAGGGCTGACTCTTGAACCCTTGCCGTTAGGGACAGGGTTGCAGATCGAAAGTGACATCTCCTATGGTTATCTGAACCATTCTTTTCAAAATGCCGTTTTTGAAGGAATCCGTATGTCTTGCCAATCAGGATTACATGGATGGGAAGTGACAGATCTGAAAGTGACTTTTACTCAAGCCGAATATTATAGCCCGGTAAGTACACCTGCTGATTTCAGGCAGCTGACCCCTTATGTCTTCAGGCTGGCTTTGCAACAGTCAGGTGTGGACATTCTCGAACCGATGCTATATTTTGAGTTGCAGATACCCCAGGAGGCAAGTTCCAAAGCTATTACAGATTTGCAAAAAATGATGTCTGAGATTGAAGACATCAGTTGCAATAATGAGTGGTGTCATATTAAAGGGAAAGTTCCATTAAATACAAGTAAAGACTATGCCTCAGAAATAAGTTCATACACTAAGGGCTTAGGCATTTTTATGGTTAAGCCATGCGGGTATCAAATAACAAAAGGCGGTTATTCTGATAATATCCGCATGAACGAAAACGATAAACTTTTATTCATGTTTCAAAAAACAATGTCATCAAAATAA